The following DNA comes from Vespa velutina chromosome 11, iVesVel2.1, whole genome shotgun sequence.
attgttaagaaTTATATAGAGTGCGGCAGAGATGTATAAGGGACGAttataaaagatcaaaaaacttcgaaatgttttatttgaaaaaaaaaaaaaaaaaaaataataataataataataaatgtatcattttaacgtagagaaataaaaaaaaagatattttattatttgaagagAACATCTTGAATGTGACCTCTGTCTCTCCACTAAGATTCCTTCAATCTTAAAAGCATTATTACTCGTATTTCATCGGACAGGAGCGTACACAATTTCTATCCGAAATGTTTAATGTAACTGCATGACTGCATTCTCTGGCATACGTAAatgcatttctttcttcttcttcttcttcttttttttcttttttcttttttatttttttttacttggagacgtttctactttttttttccagtcCAGAACCAGTTCTTTCAAAGTTCTTAATCCATGTTTTAATGGCACGACCAGACGTCACTGGATTATTACGGTTGACGTTGAACTTGCGGCGAAATAACCGTTTAATGGCCACGATAcaatcatcatttttataatatattttaacggCGAATACATGTTATGGATCGTTCCACTGGTTTATGTTTAGTAAATCCTATGATACTGACAACATTACGTAAGTAATCGAATTACATTCTACCCGAATTGTAAtcaagaaaatcgatttttataatcgtccGTTTCTTTGCCGCACtttgtacaaaataaaatctaataaatttttcaagtaatttctcaagtaatttttatatatatttctttttttttcaattttcaattttcttgaAACTTGCTAGTgaaaacttatttattattctaaccaatttgaaaattatatgtatatatatatatatatatatatatatatatatatatatatatatatatatataatcaagtTAACAAGTTAagtattgatatatttatcgacATTGTTTCTTCGTAAATTACCACAATAGCTTGAAATCCAGTTAGGCATATCATCGAAGTACTTGAAAACATTTGAACTAACATGCTAGAATTAAATAGATCATTCAAGTCATCGATCATGTTCACCAATCGTTGATGATGTCGAATGTATTGTTCAAAGAGTTCTTCGAATCGATTATATCGAGGTTCTTTCCTTTGGatcattatcgatcgatctctttCGATCATATTATCATCGTTCTTATCAATAAAATGTCTGATCTCTGTTGTTGaacaatattgaaaattcataTTCAATATCTCTAATTGTAAGAGGATCAAATTACAAATAGATACTATTATTGTATCAATCGCTAAAATTGCAGTTACACCAAAAAATATGCTACAAGCTTCTACAACGAAGCCAATTTCGTGTCCTGGTGATGTCTTGGTATCGAAAGGATAACGTGCTCTTATCGGTAAATTTCCACCTTCCGTCGGTGTAACAAATATCAATGCGATTACCAAAAGATAACCCAATGAACAAAAACTATAAAATGGTATTTTATCTCGccatagataatattttaatttttctgcAAAGTTGacttctataaataaaaacaaatcacGGATTAagttaaattgtaaaaatctatttaaattcAGATATATTAgagggaccggaaagtaatgtcgtttctgcgcatgtcgatatttgattgtgattaaaaataaaaacttgttaaaaatttattcgtttgaatttaatttaagaaagctacattacttttcggtccaccatatatatatatatacataataaatttatataaaataatatatttatatttatatctttgttatttgtatataatttatattattcttacacacttacatacatatatatattataaaaagttattttatataaatatttttttcttaaaatgaatttttttttttatataaattatctttcatacgtatatttattgcatacatttcattcatttaatatataaaaaaaatgtagttaTATCCATTTTCATGATTGctacataaaaatttcaaataattattttgacgttatatatattattacaattataatatttaccaGACAATTGACAAAGTTCCTCGCAAGAGTTTAACGTCTCATCGCTCAGTCGAGCAATTCTATCACGTGTGAATTGACAATTGATCACGTTAAAAAGTACTACAGTGATTCCAGCAAATATACAACCATCGTCTGTCACTATCGATAGATCGTCAAACATCATACAAATATCAGCGAAAAGAGTTATCGtgaatattatcattgtaGTAATTGCGATTttgttgtaaatataataaacacatTTCAAGAAAGATGAAGTATTCGTATCAAGAGTCCATAAGCCAACCCATCTGtgttatatcaattattataaaagatttttttttttatatatatacatatatataagaaatatatttatataattattattatagaaaacttgtgaaaatattgttatataaatatcgtcgtataattcattaaaaataaattaaacaaacgtatggtatattcataataatttacaaattcttTACGCgcgtataattttctttatttttttttctttttcttcttttttttttcttttttttttttttgttttactcaCTTGAGCATATTGATACTGAGAATTCTTAATTCATAATGTTGATTTATCCAGACATATGACGAATCCTTCTTCGACTTCGTATGCATTTTGCTTAACCACTTATGACTCGTGTATTTTTGCAAACGTCACGAAGAAACTTTTGTTTGTCTCTAGTCGTACATTATCCTCTTACGAATTggatatttttcttgaaaatgttAGCCTTATTAGTAGGCATTATTCACTAGCCTCTAGTATTTTCTATCTATGTCTTTTAAGATAATTGAAGATAAAAGCTGTCATAACTGCATGGATATTTTGTCTGATTATAGAGTAGACGATAGGAGCATATGTCATAGGATATTTCTACCGACGGACTATGTAGCTGGCAGTACGTTCTGTGAGATTGTTGTGACTAAATCCAAATTGTTCGgtgttgaaaaagaaaaaaaaagaaaaaaaatattaaaaataaaagaataaaacaaaaaaaaaaaaaagatatcatgcagataaatcataattttgaattttcctgtaaaaatgaaattattagtTATAAGATGGTGACaatgaaatatcaaaatctttttcaatacATTTCTAAAAGAAGGCAATGTAGGTATAACagtgaaataatattacacgatttttgtctttttatatatatataaaaaattaaacatcgATTAACATTACATATGctataatatcgtttatctCATCTTTGgatatttacattatacaaTATTCTATCTCAAAggtcatattaatattataatatttatattcatcaaATTTCTATCTCGAGTCTTCAGCGTAAAactagaaattaaataattattattaataatatatttataaaatagcgtgttaggaaaaataaaacaaaaacaaaaaaaaaaaaaaaaaaaaaaaaagaaagaaaaaaaaagaaaaagtgagaaatgATTTGGctcgatcgataaatagaaATCTGTAATTTTCTGATAACTCTGCAAACGATATAACGCGTCTCAAATTTACACAAATAGCAAAGAAGTATTTGCATGGTATCGAGTTTcttcgaaatttcatttttacaaaaataaagaaaaaaaagaaaagaaaaaaaaaaaagaagaaaaaaggaaaaaaaagaaaaaagcttaTAGTCGCATCTAACCGAAAatctaatcaaaattttttcttttaaactcaATGGATATATCTAcggtaagaagaaagaaagaaaagaggaaacattaacatttattaacgttaatacaCGTCGTTGTTATGCTACAAaataagatagagatataaagtggaaaataaaaaaaaacagaaaggaacgaagaaaggaacgaagaaaagaaagaaaaaaaaaaaagcaagaaaaagagagaagacgaaagaaggaaagaaagaaagaaagaaagaaagaaagaaagaaagaaaagaaaagaaagaaaaaaaaaagaaagaaagaaaaaaacaatttttgttatttagcAATAATATCacctataaataataagtacaTACAAAACATCGTGCTTCAAAGGGAGGTAGGAGAGACGGACGAGGAAATAGAGGAAAGAAGTATAGGGAgtttaggaaaagaaaacggcGAGTATAAAAAATGGGCGGAAATGGAcggggggggagaggggacAGCAGTATAAATTGCACTCCATTAATcacatttacaaaaaaaaaaaaaaaaaacctggCACGCTTCGAATCAAAAActtattacataattaattgTCCATCTTTCTTCGCTTTTGTTcattttgttctcttcttgttgatttcccctttttttttttcttgtctttgtctttctttttcctttttttttttttctcttctccattactattattatttttcttttttctagcaGTGCCAGTACCAACGCATAACTATGACATTATATAATCGTCATCTAATCTTCTTATTCATCGACACATTGGaagtttttcgtttcgttagaaaaacgatgattttAAATCTAACATATTCCATCATACTTccaaaattatgaatttaaccGATTAGTTAAATATCTcggttgatatatatatatatatatatatatatatcatttatatttacaaaaaaattacacGTGCTCCTTAATCACATTATATCGTCGTTTTTCTTCTGATATctgtataaagaaaagagagaaaaaaaataaaataaaaagaaaaaaatacccATATACATAATACCATGAAACAATACATCCAAACATCATCAACACACGTTCATTTGATAATTTCGAACGAATTCTATAcactttgttattaatatcatcgacGTTTCTCATCGTGCAGTCTTTATAGATCAGAAATTCATCATTTCTTATAATCAGATATCTACGACGAATAAAATGTTTCGAGAAATGTTTTATAGTCCTTCGTCTTCGTATTTCAGATTCGTTTTTAAAagtgaaaacgaaaaaacaaaaaaaaaacaaaaaaaaaaaaaaagaaaaagaaagaacttttGGAAACTTCAGCCTATAAACTGCGAAAGATCGGGTAATTTGAAACCGTTGAATGTAAATGGCGTTGGTAAACTCCTGAGATTATTTCTGACAGGTCCGAAACTAGGAAAACTGCTAGGCGTTGTAAATTGCGGAATATTTCTCGAAGACGTTTCGGCGGCAGCTAAAATGAAACCGCATTGTGCCGTACATACGTCGTCTCTTAAGATTGCCTCGCGGGATGCTTCGCGTAACAGTTGATTACAATCGGTAACTCGTAGAGATGCGCATTGTGtctgaaaacaaaaaatataaaatataaatatgcattcaataataattccaattaatatatttaatgattcgatcgattaaatcgaagtttaataaatctattaaatacgattgatatttttttatcaacttaTACACTTATTCGTATTATCCAATTTCGTAtaaacaagaacaagaagaaaaaagaaaaaaaaaaaaaaagaaaaaaaaaaaaaaagaaaaaaaagaaaagagaaaatcattaATCCACGTTTCTATAAATAACACCACTTACACCTTCCATCGTACAAACGCAACTGGTACAAGGAGTAGGAAAACCAGAGTCACCAATGGCAACGTTCCTTCCACCTATTTGACACCCATGTCTTGTTTCTCGCCATGCAGAGAAATCCATATGCGGCATCGAGCTGCAAGGTACTCTAGGATTCAAGAAATTACTTGGCAAATCGAATGCTGCTCTTTGCATTTCTACGTGTTCGTCCATGTTCTCACACATGACCTTTGACAATGTCGTCTTACGAATTTCTGCCAGTTGATGTTCGGTAAATCGAATATTTGGATCATCGGTTTCGTACCAGAAACGATCGCATTTCCTTAATTGTCTGAATTGTATTGCTATTATACATGCAAATGTTGGACCTACGAGACCTCCTTGAAGTGGCCTTTCACTCATTCCACCAGGGAATAAATCAATGTCATCGACAGAAGCATAGATTCGTTTCATACGTGCTATTACTTCCGGTGCCATCTCCCTTGACAGATCTTCAAAGGTTGTagctttttttaaattacaaagtGCTCTGTATTGATTATAAGACGGTATACCATGATCTCTAGCCCGATGAACATTAAGAGCAATCAAATCTACACCAGAATGTGGTATTCGACGATTTTCAAACAAATGATTGGTCACTTCCCCGGTTATAAATTGATCAAGAGTTTCCATAGGAGTTGCAACCAATCCACGTGTCATTTCATCAATCATACCTGATTGATAAAGCATATCAGGATTGAAGAATCCATCACGTAAAAGTATCGGAGGATCAACGTTCTGATAACTACGATCCATTCGTGGCAAATGTGGTCTTAATAAAGAATGACCTATTCTAAAAGCAGCAGTTGCAAATTCGTTCAAAACACTTGGATTACAAGTTGGCGAATACTCTTTGTAATAACCTTGCGGAAGTAATTTCAAGCCGTAGAGACTAACGGCATTCCATCCTAAAATTCTTGGCAAAAATTCGTTGTAAGTTAAATGTTGAAGCATAGCACTGATAATACGTCGTGACTGTTGATACAATTTTTCACCGTCCCAATGTGAATTGATTTGTCTTAATCCCTCCATTATTCTGTTGTGTTCTCGTATCCACATAGTATGCATAACAGTTAAAGCAGGTTGTTCGGATGCTCTACCATCACCACCGATAAAACAATAAGTTGATCTTGCCTTGCATTCTGGATGCGTAGCCGATTGTGGTAATAAATCCTTACCACGATTAGTATTTGTTGTTATATTCATACGGCCATTAAAACCACGTAAAATATTTGCTATGCAATTGTTCTCGCCATATACAACAGAGCCATCCAAGTAAGCTGTGTTTTGATTCACCTGTTCTCTAGGACCTAAATGTTGTTGACCGGGTAATGACCTCATCGATGGAAAACACATTCGTGCGCCAGACGTGACATTTACCGTTGGATAAAAATGATCACCCGGTGGTACAGGGAACGGATTGCATTCCGCGTGAACCGTTTGCGGAGAATCACATGATCTACAACTTGGTATAGACTCTGCGAAACCCTTGTGAATCGGTGTCATAGTTAAATCGTGATCAAGAAACTGAGCAAACTGCATAACCATTAGAGTATATCTATTATGAAGGTTCGAAATATCTGGATGAATCACTGTTGATACTACTCTTGGATTAGGTAAGGGAACACCTGTTACAGATCTACTTCTTGGCTTGGATACACCGTCTTCGTAGACCGGTGGTAACAATCTAGCGAATGTGGTCAAGGATTGACCTAGATTTGGATTACGAAGATTGTTACAGTGTCCTGACAATGTTCTGTATGGTGTGGTTGGATCACAAGGATTATTATCAACCGGACATTCTACTTCCTCGTGATTCGTGGCCTTTTGCTGTGGTAAAAATCCAGAAATGTCAACGTTTTGAAGTATATCGGAGAAATCATTATTTGGAAATCCAAGAACGTTGTCTGTCGTATCAAAAATCTGTCGTTTTTTACGTCTAAGTCCATGTACTCCATTTAATATCTCGTTTGTTGCTAACTCATACATAATCGATGAGTTAGCTAATAACAAAGCGTCTTTGTTTGCTTTAGAAAAACTTGCAGCTGTACCAGCTGGTGATTTCGGATCAGCTATTCTTTGTTCCAACCAAGCATTGTATTCCAATTGTCTCCTTTCGATAAGATCTTGTTCAGCTTTTTTCACCGCCATTGCTATTAAATCCGGACtaatttcaaaagataaatCAGGAACTGATTGAGTCGTTGTCATGTAATTATCTATGACAGGAACAGGCAAAGGTTCATCTCTCCAAGCTGACAGATCCAATATCTCGTACTGATTGCACTTAATTTTAGCATTTAGATAAGGATCTTGTTGTATGAATGCTTTAGGTTGTATCTTACGGATTTCACTGTTCGCACAAAGAAGTCCAGCGAGCGAAACTTTACGAATCTCTGCCAATTGTGCCAACGTTAAACCCGACGGTGGAATATCGTTTTCATACCAAAATCTGTCCGAATATCTCATATTAACAAACTGTTTCTTGAGAAGACAAGAGAACGTTGGGCCTACCGCCATTCCTTTCATTGGTATCTCTAATATTCCTCCAACCAAAAGATCCACGTCTTCTATCCTGATATAAATAGACTCCAATAGTTTAACATTCTCCTGTTGTATAACTCGTTCGagatctttgaaatttttaggctgtaaatatgaaagaataaactcaaaaaaaaaaaaaaaagaaaaaacaagacaaacaaaaaaagaaaaaaaatattgtaaaataataccAAGATAATTccaattagaaaagaaaaaataaaggaactATACCTTACTGAGATTACCCGAACAGTATtctataaattcaatatatccAGGTATACCATGATCACGTGCAATATGAACAGATCTAGCAGCGGCGTCAAAGTTCGATTCGATCATAGAAATTCCAAGATTAAAACTAACATGATTAGCCAACTTAGTGACGTGATCTTCAAGACACATGCTTGAAGAACACGTATTCTGTTTGCGTAAAGAGGTCAAAATACGCAATGCGGCTAAAGCAACGGCGTCGTAAGTTCCTGCTTTGTTCGTTGACGAGTAACCATTAAAGAATCCATTGGTGGCCGGTCTTAACTCAGGATCGATCAAAGCTAACTCGCCTAAAATACTTGGTACGTATTCGTTTAACGTAATATGTTGTATTTGTGCTATTAACGCACGTCTTGCCTCGAGAAATAATTTCGTGTCATCCCAATGCTCATTCATTTCCCATAATCTTTCAGCTATTCGATTATGTTCGTTCAACAAAGTTACGTAAAGATGTCCTAACGGGCTTGTATTCGTGTCGTTGCAAATCTCACAGGCTGATGGTTCCACCTTACCACGAACGTAACTCCTAACTTTGTGTAATTTATCATCGTTGCTTCCATAGATATTCGAACCGTCCAAATAACTGGACTCACTGTTCATTTGTTTTCTACCATCAAATTTGCATTCGTCGATCGACAATGTCGGCACCGATCTCATGTAACTAATACATCTTCCTCCATTTTGATCATTGATCTCATAACACTCTGGATGTCGATCTTTGACCGAACAACAACGATGTTCGTCACGATCAACATGAATGGTCGAGGATATATCTTGAAGTATCAATTCAGACCATAAACCAGCAAAACTGGTCAATGCTTCGTGGGGTTCGTCAAATTTCAACGAACTTTTAATACCCTCGATCGTTTCCGTAGCTGATGGAAGACTATGACTGCTAAATGATTGTCGTGGACTTCCAAtacctagaaaaaaaaacaaaacaacgaCAAGTCATGACGCTTTCACTTTTATACGGtgaaaaatgagaaacgaTTAGAAAGAACACGTGCGTCTTGTGTTGTGTTTtgtcttttctgtttctttttttctttctttccctctctctctctctctctctttttttttattattatcattgtctaCGGGAATTCCTTCGTCATTGCTAAACTCTAGactctatttttcctttttccttccttttttctctctttttttttctttcttccttttctttacctATGAACGAACTTTCGTATCCGTATTCGAACTTATAAggtatatcttatttattattattattattattattattattattattactattattattattattattatcattattattatcatcattattattattattattattattattattattattattttatccagAGATTTGTTAATGCgacagaagaaaagaaatgtgcccctaataaaaactaaattaCGTAAATGTATTGGAAATTAAACGACCAGGATCGAACGTTTAAGTAcagaaatattcaataaatttgtaaattattttaataaattccctttctttttcttttccttttctttttttgttctttccatataaatcgaaaaaaaaaaaaaaaagaaaaggaaaagagaaagagagaaagagagaaaaatacaagCAATACATAAGTCTTacgtttgaaatttattttattaaaagagaaaaaagaaaaggagaaaaaaagataattaaaaataattaaaatatataaaatataaaatttaaagaaaaaaatattaaaaatgacagaatgctaatgaaaaaaaagaaggtcgTCGTTGTGCCTCACGCAAGATTCCGCATAGCTGTAACGTATTCGAGAAAGGAAAGTGAAAATTGGAACGCGTGTGCacggacacacacacacatacatacacagagataaacacataaacatagagagaaagagagagagagagagagagagacgcatacacgcatacatatatgtagacaTATACAGATGTGGAGAAGCCAGTCGTTAAGACCCAAGAGTCACAAAGAGCCTGAATTCAGTTGAACATGGCCGAGCTCTGGGCCCGGCCCGATATCGGATTAGAAATGTGAGATTAGCATGCCGAAAGGCGCACGCGAATCGTTGAAATAGAGAGTTACTTCGTACAAGGCCGTTACGCCATTGTTCATATACTGTCGTCGCGAtcctataaataattaaacgactCATTAAACGCGACTCATTAAACGACCGGAGttgtcttttcatttctttctcttttctttttcagaaatattaataattatatatatataaattattacatgtattaataattttacatattaataaaaattattaaatatatattaataattttatatatacatatataaaaattattacatatattaaattattttatatatttaacgagaCGGAACGTAttcttgattaattaataatattaatgatattattgatgaataatattaatgatattgataatttaattgatattgttgaaaaaaaaagaaaaattaagaaaattaagaaaatagaaatccagacaaaaaatttatatatatacatatacataactcaatcgaatttatttttcttcgttgaaaagaattttattatttgaaaatgatatgattgtccaataaattttgataattcaACCTTTCTACGATAAACATGATAAAAGTTTGAAAGGAGGTCGTACTAAAATGAAACTACCCAATAAAGAGAGCAGATGGAAAGGCCTCTTGATCTAGTAGCTTCTTcgttattctttattcttttcccgATATTGACTTTCTCCTTTCAATTTTCACTTTCAATTTActatgtcgttattatctcgaTTAACTTCTGACAAATCTGACGAGTATTTCAaacgaaattcattttttatgatcaatttaaagagaataacgaaTACCATTCTATTACATTACTccacaataaaaaattataataacaataataataataataataataataataataataataataataataataataaatattaatataataattaatataggaATCAATTATCTACCGTCGGAATATGCAGAaggtaataattttaaaaacggAGAACCCCTGGCACCCCAATCATGATGTCTCACGTTATTGCAAGTTCCGGAAGGAGTTCTATACTTGCTCGGTGGACAAGGTCGCCCTGATCTTGCTGTGCAAGGAGCACCGTTCGATTCCAGCCTGTTCTGTAACCTAAAAgcagagagaagaaaagtgaaatGTCAAAATGACGTTTTACGTGATATTCGAGAAACTGCTTGCTAACcggaatataaaagaaaaagaagaagaaaaggaagaaaaaaaaaaaaagagaaaaaaagaagcaggaaaaggaaaagataacaCGTTCTGTCgcattagaaaattaaaaaagaaaatttcactcTTGCattactttttcgttttcttttgttttttttttctttctttttttttcttttttttatcatccgTCTTATCTTTAAACattttccatcttctttttcttctctttctttcgtccttttttctttctcctttctcaacTTTCCTCATAGATCAGATCCAAAGATCGAAAATCGAGCTATTTTAATGGGTCCGATCAGTTTAAACAAATGTAcgtgtttaaaaaaatgtgcgttaaaaaaaaaaaaaaaagaaaagaaaaaaaataaaaaaggaaagagaaaagaaagagaaaataatttatgaagggagattgtaaaaaaaaaaaaaaaaaaaaaaaaataaagaaagaaaaaaagaaaaataaaagaagaagaaaagcagtacatagaaaattattctctccagaatgaaagtgaaaaaaaatataatggatCGATAGATGCTGATTCAAGGTCACCGATTGATCTTTCGTTCACATATACCTaaatctgtatgtatatactatatatatatatacgtacacaaatacatataatgtttatatatacattgtgtgtgtgtgtgtgtgtgtgaatgtaAATGCATTGaatcgagaaaagagaatgtaaaaaaaaaaaaaaaagaaatgaaaaaaatgtatgcgAATCGACGCCATCTTCCTTTCGTTCGAAATCCCGATCTCTTTCGCTCACCATGCTCTTCTTGCtccgatttttcttctttttctttctttcttttctctctctctctctctctctcttttttttttcttgtctcgGCGGACGTACGTCGTTGTGAACGACTGACATGAGAGAGACTTTTACTTTCGCGGTCGAGGAAAGGTGCCGGTCGCGTCCGTCGTTGGCTGCACCGGTATTTCAGTCACGAGGAAGGTTTCTAGTCCGGCCATTGCCGGCAGTATCCCCTTTCCTCGACCTCGAGAAGGCTACCGGCCCCACCATTACGGACATAATCTACTCTACTCGTATATTCACTCTACTATCTACCGCCATCCGGTATAGACTGGACCGTTtaaatatggatatatatatatatattttttttttttttccaattgcatttttattctttttcctgttttttcctctctttcttgttttttttttttccaataatcACTTATCAATTATAGTCTAATAGCacgattttcattatttcattgtttattaattaataatgatataacttGTTCGTAATATCGTTtgttaatacaattaaataatataattttattttcatcggaTACTTCATTTACTTTAATGtcattgtattaattattatcacatatatgatatttttattaattatccataaattataacaataatattgatatatattcaAGATACATTAGTATTGATATAgttatattagtattatatattaataatataattttaatattttaattgtattattgattaatcaaaattttgcAATATTAACATCGATAagttgatatattaatattataccaATTGGTATAATTATgagtaatttaattataataatttaattagaatcGTATTATAAGTTCGatgctttttttctatatttttcctttttataatagTCCGATCATTTCAACCATAACTAATTAAATTGCGTATTCGCTGACAT
Coding sequences within:
- the LOC124953162 gene encoding uncharacterized protein LOC124953162 isoform X1, which translates into the protein MAKKTSNFSFVRSSVGLLTTMVVVGLALSPTFRQYDISEYVYGVDSDLQARVRAAIESERHAYQSKSWLQNRLESNGAPCTARSGRPCPPSKYRTPSGTCNNVRHHDWGARGSPFLKLLPSAYSDGIGSPRQSFSSHSLPSATETIEGIKSSLKFDEPHEALTSFAGLWSELILQDISSTIHVDRDEHRCCSVKDRHPECYEINDQNGGRCISYMRSVPTLSIDECKFDGRKQMNSESSYLDGSNIYGSNDDKLHKVRSYVRGKVEPSACEICNDTNTSPLGHLYVTLLNEHNRIAERLWEMNEHWDDTKLFLEARRALIAQIQHITLNEYVPSILGELALIDPELRPATNGFFNGYSSTNKAGTYDAVALAALRILTSLRKQNTCSSSMCLEDHVTKLANHVSFNLGISMIESNFDAAARSVHIARDHGIPGYIEFIEYCSGNLSKPKNFKDLERVIQQENVKLLESIYIRIEDVDLLVGGILEIPMKGMAVGPTFSCLLKKQFVNMRYSDRFWYENDIPPSGLTLAQLAEIRKVSLAGLLCANSEIRKIQPKAFIQQDPYLNAKIKCNQYEILDLSAWRDEPLPVPVIDNYMTTTQSVPDLSFEISPDLIAMAVKKAEQDLIERRQLEYNAWLEQRIADPKSPAGTAASFSKANKDALLLANSSIMYELATNEILNGVHGLRRKKRQIFDTTDNVLGFPNNDFSDILQNVDISGFLPQQKATNHEEVECPVDNNPCDPTTPYRTLSGHCNNLRNPNLGQSLTTFARLLPPVYEDGVSKPRSRSVTGVPLPNPRVVSTVIHPDISNLHNRYTLMVMQFAQFLDHDLTMTPIHKGFAESIPSCRSCDSPQTVHAECNPFPVPPGDHFYPTVNVTSGARMCFPSMRSLPGQQHLGPREQVNQNTAYLDGSVVYGENNCIANILRGFNGRMNITTNTNRGKDLLPQSATHPECKARSTYCFIGGDGRASEQPALTVMHTMWIREHNRIMEGLRQINSHWDGEKLYQQSRRIISAMLQHLTYNEFLPRILGWNAVSLYGLKLLPQGYYKEYSPTCNPSVLNEFATAAFRIGHSLLRPHLPRMDRSYQNVDPPILLRDGFFNPDMLYQSGMIDEMTRGLVATPMETLDQFITGEVTNHLFENRRIPHSGVDLIALNVHRARDHGIPSYNQYRALCNLKKATTFEDLSREMAPEVIARMKRIYASVDDIDLFPGGMSERPLQGGLVGPTFACIIAIQFRQLRKCDRFWYETDDPNIRFTEHQLAEIRKTTLSKVMCENMDEHVEMQRAAFDLPSNFLNPRVPCSSMPHMDFSAWRETRHGCQIGGRNVAIGDSGFPTPCTSCVCTMEGTQCASLRVTDCNQLLREASREAILRDDVCTAQCGFILAAAETSSRNIPQFTTPSSFPSFGPVRNNLRSLPTPFTFNGFKLPDLSQFIG